The Arachis hypogaea cultivar Tifrunner chromosome 19, arahy.Tifrunner.gnm2.J5K5, whole genome shotgun sequence genome has a window encoding:
- the LOC140182353 gene encoding uncharacterized protein: protein MAAPSTVHELKSICKYHRPSILFLMETKASKISCARIRRKLCFDNMFCVESRGLSGGLCIFWKSNVNIHVYAWCDNFIRTKVCSGNDKDWEATFVYGHPDYKKRKDLWKELSLVNNNLAQPRILIGDFNDVISQDEKVGLHPKPSSQIESFRNFVHENAVLDLELQGMQFTWFSNPRNGCVTKERLDRVLANWEWRRAFQHATLLALPPVSSDHTPLVLNINPRGHRSKNFKFEAFWVDHADCDSIIRRGWSSSGNTGVDTWTNLNRRAQDCKEELIKWSRDSFKRADAEIGKLKLRLKQLQEADYTESQQEEINSLKLEITRLWRQEEKYWGQRSRVKWLKFGNKNTYFFTPLPFKEETEIV, encoded by the coding sequence ATGGCGGCCCCTTCGACAGTGCATGAATTAAAAAGTATTTGTAAATATCACAGGCCGTCCATTTTGTTTCTTATGGAGACTAAAGCTAGTAAAATAAGCTGTGCTAGGATTAGGAGGAAGTTATGTTTTGATAACATGTTTTGTGTAGAGTCCCGGGGGTTATCCGGAGGACTTTGTATTTTCTGGAAAAGTAATGTAAATATTCATGTTTATGCTTGGTGTGATAATTTTATTAGGACTAAAGTTTGTAGTGGTAATGATAAGGACTGGGAGGCTACTTTTGTCTATGGGCATCCAGATTATAAGAAAAGGAAGGATTTATGGAAGGAATTATCCTTAGTAAATAATAATTTGGCTCAGCCAAGAATTTTGATTGGGGATTTCAATGATGTTATTTCACAAGATGAGAAAGTGGGTCTGCACCCTAAACCGAGTAGCCAGATTGAATCTTTCAGGAATTTTGTACACGAGAATGCCGTTTTGGATTTGGAGTTACAAGGGATGCAATTCACGTGGTTTAGTAATCCGAGGAATGGTTGTGTCACGAAAGAAAGGTTAGACAGGGTTCTTGCCAATTGGGAATGGAGAAGAGCTTTTCAACATGCTACGCTCTTAGCCTTACCACCTGTTAGTTCGGATCATACTCCCCTAGTTCTCAATATTAATCCTAGAGGTCATAGGAGTAAGAATTTTAAATTCGAGGCATTTTGGGTGGACCATGCTGACTGCGACTCGATTATAAGGAGAGGATGGAGCAGTTCTGGAAATACTGGGGTTGACACTTGGACAAATCTGAATCGAAGAGCACAGGATTGTAAGGAAGAATTGATCAAATGGAGTAGAGACAGTTTTAAGAGAGCTGATGCTGAAATAGGGAAGTTAAAGCTTCGCCTTAAACAGTTGCAGGAAGCTGATTATACAGAGTCTCAGCAAGAGGAGATCAACAGCCTAAAATTGGAAATTACCAGGCTATGGAGACAAGAGGAGAAGTATTGGGGTCAGAGGTCGAGGGTTAAATGGTTGAAATTTGGGaacaaaaatacatattttttcacGCCTCTACCATTCAAAGAAGAGACAGAAATCGTATAG